One segment of Babesia bigemina genome assembly Bbig001, chromosome : II DNA contains the following:
- a CDS encoding pescadillo N-terminus family protein, putative has protein sequence MTLKKAPNKEGATRNYITRSQALKKLQVSLKDFQRLCILKGVYPRDVARGGTLTSKGINRRKLKKDKIYYHVNDVRYLGSGDLLAKFRDISAHLKRHRKLVTRGELYDAKLVERKRPRYSLATVVKERCPALVNAVADLDDAVSTIAAVAALPANKKKGIEPKVVDMCQMHLQHFLKYVSETRCLKKTFISIKGFYFQAEILEETVTWILPHCFAQEMPDEVDFNVIATFVEYYIELVKLVNFKLYSMAGLSYPPKVKPEFAHIGNEFVYMESTGGTAVTEGLFNGMRFSLSPEVPLVPTCLVILSAGGTITELENATHVIVDRPVADVDPTKDYVQPQYVFDCLNCGILLPVQQYAIGVPLPHHLSPFVDDLAVPDRQLELDKLVKEASQRSLTNDDPDDLKTQRIRFQEDIKKETTMTEEMKQMSKALMPKKTRRLLSKIEFGERRKAEAAEKLRQKKEAIKRKTK, from the exons GCATCCTGAAAGGCGTGTACCCGCGTGACGTCGCTAGAGGAGGCACGCTCACGAGCAAGGGCATCAATCGCAGGAAGCTCAAGAAGGACAAAATCTATTACCATGTGAACGATGTGCGGTACCTGGGATCCGGCGACCTTCTCGCCAAGTTCCGTGACATCAGCGCGCACCTCAAGCGACATCGCAAACTGGTCACCCGAGGCGAACTGTACGACGCCAAGCTCGTCGAACGGAAGCGCCCGCGGTACTCGCTCGCAACCGTCGTCAAGGAACGCTGCCCAGCGCTCGTGAACGCAGTTGCCGACCTGGATGATGCGGTCTCTACCATCGCAGCAGTGGCGG CGCTTCCGGCCAACAAAAAGAAGGGCATCGAGCCCAAAGTTGTGGACATGTGCCAGATGCACCTGCAGCACTTTCTGAAATATGTCAGCGAAACGCGTTGTCTGAAGAAGACCTTCATCTCAATCAAGGGGTTCTACTTCCAGGCGGAAATACTGGAGGAGACCGTGACGTGGATTCTCCCCCACTGCTTCGCACAG GAGATGCCTGATGAAGTGGACTTCAATGTAATCGCAACTTTTGTGGAGTACTACATCGAGCTCGTCAAACTGGTGAACTTCAAGCTGTACTCAATGGCAGGGCTGTCGTACCCGCCGAAAGTGAAGCCTGAATTCGCGCACATCGGCAATGAATTCGTGTACATGGAATCAACAGGCGGCACGGCAGTCACGGAGGGGCTGTTCAATGGGATGCGATTCAGCTTATCCCCCGAGGTGCCCCTGGTGCCGACCTGCCTCGTGATATTGTCGGCAGGCGGCACGATAACGGAGCTGGAGAACGCAACGCACGTTATCGTTGATAGGCCGGTTGCGG ATGTGGACCCAACGAAGGACTACGTGCAGCCGCAATACGTGTTCGACTGTCTGAACTGTGGAATCTTGTTGCCAGTCCAGCAATACGCAATAGGCGTGCCACTTCCGCACCATCTGTCTCCGTTTGTG GATGACTTGGCGGTGCCAGATAGGCAACTTGAGTTGGATAAACTCGTCAAGGAAGCGTCTCAGCGTTCCCTCACCAATG ATGATCCAGATGACCTTAAAACTCAGCGGATTAGGTTCCAAGAGGACATCAAGAAGGAGACCACCATG ACGGAAGAAATGAAACAAATGTCTAAGGCGCTAATGCCTAAGAAGACAAGACGCCTTCTCTCCAAAATCGAG TTCGGCGAACGACGGAAGGCTGAGGCTGCCGAGAAGCTCAGACAGAAGAAGGAAGCAATTAAACGTAAAACCAAATAA
- a CDS encoding Rad51 protein, putative, whose translation MVCKELAIPQENTLVAVTDSMSANPQRLECLLTKGLLQRDIDLLKEAGFSTLECVAYAPAKMLLDVKGLSEQKVEKIKLACKELCHLGFCSATDYLEARENLIKFTTGSTALDALLQGGVETGNITEIFGEFKTGKTQLCHTLAVTCQLPVEQSGGEGKCLWIDTEGTFRPERIVAIAKRFGLSPANCLENIAYAKAYNTDHQLELLIEAANIMAQTRFALLIVDSATALYRSDYSGRGELANRQMHLCRFLRALQRIADTFGVAVVISNQVLSKVDNMASFYGGNDKMPVGGNIIAHASQTRLFLRKSRGDSRICKIYDSPSLPEGEAVFGITEGGIDDYTDKSL comes from the exons ATGGTGTGTAAGGAGTTAGCTATACCGCAGGAGAACACGCTTGTGGCGGTTACGGACTCCATGTCCGCTAACCCGCAGCGGCTGGAATGTCTACTAACCAAGGGCCTGCTGCAACGAGATATCGATCTCTTGAAGGAAG CCGGATTCTCGACGCTTGAGTGTGTGGCCTACGCGCCGGCGAAGATGTTGCTTGACGTCAAGGGCCTCAGCGAGCAGAAGGTGGAGAAGATCAAATTGGCATGCAAGGAGCTTTGCCACCTCGGTTTTTGTTCGGCAACAGATTATCTGGAGGCCAGGGAAAACCTCATCAAGTTCACCACCGGGTCAACCGCCCTTGATGCGTTGCTGCAGGGTGGCGTCGAGACCGGCAACATCACTGAGATTTTCGGCGAGTTCAAAACGGGGAAGACGCAGTTATGTCACACACTGGCG GTCACCTGCCAATTACCCGTGGAGCAGAGTGGAGGCGAGGGCAAATGTCTGTGGATCGACACCGAAGGCACATTCAGACCTGAGAGGATCGTTGCCATAGCTAAGCGCTTCGGGCTCTCGCCAGCCAACTGCCTCGAAAACATCGCGTACGCAAAAGCGTACAACACTGATCACCAACTGGAGCTGCTTATAGAAGCTGCCAACATCATGGCGCAGACGCGATTTGCGTTGCTCATTGTGGACAGTGCGACGGCTCTCTATCGCTCAGACTACTCGGGCAGAGGCGAGCTGGCCAATAGGCAGATGCATCTATGCAGGTTCCTCAGGGCCTTGCAGAGGATTGCAGACACCTTTGGGGTGGCCGTGGTCATCTCGAATCAGGTGCTCTCAAAAGTCGACAACATGGCCTCGTTCTACGGTGGGAATGACAAGATGCCGGTCGGTGGGAACATCATTGCGCACGCCAGCCAGACCAGGTTGTTCCTTCGGAAGTCAAGGGGAGACAGCCGTATCTGTAAAATTTACGATTCTCCAAGCCTTCCGGAAGGTGAGGCGGTCTTCGGCATCACTGAGGGCGGCATCGACGATTACACTGACAAGTCATTATGA